CCAGAACATCCGGGGTGGATATATTAGATATCAGTTCCGGGGTATAGGAAGGTTGCACGATGCCCCGGTTTTCGGGATAATCTACCGTATTAGGAACAAGAGGGTTTACTTCGTCGAGATCGGGAACTGTGGCCGGATCGAGAGAATTTACCGTTATAAAATCGCAACCGTAATTTCCGTAGGTGCGGTATGCTCCGTTATCGTCTACTGTCCATACGCCGACTTTAAGTCCTTCTTCATGATATTTGGTTACGGTAGATTTATCGAAATATCCGGCTTGTATGTCGGCATCGATCTTCCATTGTACGCACCAGTCGAAATGGCTGGCCCAGTATTGACCGGTCAGGAATTGCAGTTCCACTTCTGGATAGTTCGTACGGATGTATTCCAGGCATGGTTTCATGGAAGTAAGTATGATAGCTTCTTGCTTAAAACCGTAATTGTCTATAAGGCTGATGAGCCCGGGGATTTTACTGCAATCGTTGTTGTTTATTCCTGTGGCCCATTTCAATTCTATGAGAGGTTTGACATTATGGTCTTTACATATTTGAAGATATTCGGCCACTGTGCATATCTGGCCTGTGTACTTTACTCCTCCCCGTGTTTGTGTATAAGTCTCGGCTTTTAGTTGGGCCAGTGTTGCACTGGCGATAGTGAGATTTCCTCCCAGCCTTGACGTATTGTCATCGTGGCTGATGATATATTCTCCGTCACCTGTGACTTTTACATCGCATTCAAGGTATTTATAACCTTTTTTAGCACCATTAATAAAGGCCTCACTAGTGTTTTCAACTCCCCATAAACTTCCTCTGTGTCCACACAAAATAGGCTGTGCATTTATCGACAATGTTAACATTGTCAATAAAAGCAATGTGTAAATTCTTTTCATGTTGAATGGTTGATTAGATTTAATAAATAAATATCTTTTTCCTACTATTTAGAAAATAGCAGAACAAACATAATAAAAAGATATTTATAATCCAAAAAAACATTCAAAAAAGAAACAAAAAATATAATATGTAGTAATTAAAAGAAAAAAACGAAATTGTGTTTTGCTGTTTTATTAATTGTCACCGGATGGTTACCAAAGTCGCACCAAAGCCGTATTCACGGAAAGATGCATCTTGGTAAGAACAATTTTTATATTTCGATTTTATTTCGTTAATAATTGCGTTTCGTAATACACCTTCTCCTTTTCCGTGTATAAAAACAATCTTTTGTCCTTTCGTATTCTTGTTTTTGTCCATTACTTCCCTGAACTTTTGTAATTGGAGATTGAGCATATCGGTGTGGCTTAATCCGGCTGTATTATCGAGAAGCTCGTTAATATGCAGGTCTACTTCTATTATTCCGTTGTTTACGGTTTTTTTTACTATTTCCTGACGCAAAGGTTTATCTACCGCTTTTTTAGCTTTCATGGCCCTTTCCAAATCCTCTGCATTTATGACTACGGGTCGTACCGGAGTATCGTTCTTTACTATATCGAGTACCAGAGCAGGTTCGTCGAAATACACGTTTTCGCGGAACGTATGTAATTTGTAAAATTTGACCGTATCTAAGCGATGCTCAACGGTGACGGGACTTTTGAGAGTGAAATGCTTGTCTTTTTTGAATGCAACGTATTGTATGCATATCCTTTCCAGTTCGTTCAAATTTTCTTGCCCGAATTCTTCGAGATGGAGTTTGATATTGGGTTCAACCATTCCGGCATATCTTGTACGCCATCCCTGTTCTTCCCTGCACAAGTATGTGAAATAAATGTAATAGTTGCTGTCATTGACGAGATAACTATCAAATCGGGTGGTATTCAGGTGTTTGTATTCTTCAGGAACGAACCCCAGTACGATATTGAGGATATCTCCTTCCTGCGTCTCTATGATTCGGATGTCATCTTCTTTTGTGTTTGCCGGGCTGTCTTTTTCCACTTCATCCGTGGGTAATATGCTGGGACCCGATACGACGGTCTTGGGAACATCGGATTTAAGAGCCGAATGGCTTTCCACAATTACACATTCTTTTACGAGGACCGGGATTTCAAAACCGTCTTCATCCTCTATATAGGCTATATCTTTTACTACTTTAATCACTTTTCCTCCGCCTACTGCGTTGAGGAAACGAACTTTGTCTCCTGTCTGTACCATAGTAACTATTATTTAGATTGATATTGCATGAGGTGAAAGTTCGTTTACAGATTTACTTCCTCATGCTTCGGTATATTCAGCAAAGTTGCTTATTTTTGTACACATATTCAAACAGATTATGCAAAAAACGCAAGATATACGCATGGACGCGTACAATTATCCGCTCCCTGACGAGCGGATAGCTAAATTTCCGTTACCAAAAAGAGATATGTCGAAACTGCTTTTTTATAACGGGGGAACAATTACAGAACGAAATTTTAATGAATTACCGGACTTGTTGCCCGATGATGCTTTGTTGGTGTTTAATAATACCCGTGTCATACAGGCCCGGTTGCACTTTAGGAAAGAAACGGGTGCACTGATAGAAGTTTTTTGTCTCGAACCGTTTTTTCCACACGATTATTTATTATCTTTTCAAACGACAGGAGAATGCCGCTGGCTGTGTCTGGTAGGTAATCTGAAAAAATGGAAGGAAGGAGCATTGTCACGTACGTTGGAGATAGACGGAGTTCCGGTTACTTTAAATGCGGTGCGTGGTGCGGCACATGGAAACTCTCATGAAATAATTTTCACCTGGGATAATCCCCGGATAACTTTTGCAGCATTGCTGGATGCAATAGGAGAATTGCCTATTCCTCCGTATTTGAACCGGAAAACGGAAGAAAGTGATAAAGAGACTTATCAGACAGTTTACTCTAAGATAGAAGGCTCTGTGGCAGCTCCTACAGCCGGACTGCATTTTACGCCGGAAGTGTTCAATGCTTTGAAATCTAACGGTGTCCCTTGCTTGGAACTGACCTTACATGTGGGAGCGGGTACATTCAAGCCGGTCAAAAGCGAAACGATAGAAGGACATGAGATGCATACCGAATTTATTTCCGTGGAACGTTCGCTGATCGAACGGTTAGCCCGTACCGAGAAACGGGTGATAGCCGTGGGAACTACTTCGGTCAGAACATTGGAAAGCCTCTATTATATCGGTTTGACTTTAGAGCATCGTCCGGATGCTTTGCCGGAAGAATTGCCGGTAGAACAGTGGCAGCCTTATTTGCAGGTGGCTTCTGTATCTACTTCCAAAGCTCTTGAAAATATCCTCAGGTGGCTGGATAAAAGAGGTTCCGAACGTCTGGTTACCGCTACTCGGATAATTATTGCTCCGGGATATGAATTCCATGTCGTGAAAGGTATGGTAACTAATTTTCATCAACCTCAAAGTACATTATTGCTTCTTGTTTCGGCATTCGTGAACGGCAACTGGCGTGAAATCTACGATTATGCTTTGGAGCATGATTTTCGTTTTTTGAGTTACGGAGATAGTTCCTTATTGCTTCCGTAAGGGAATTTAATTTTTCAGGAGGCAATAAAAAGTAAAAAAAAACGTATAAATAGAGACAGTGGAGCTATGTAGCTCCGTGGTTTACGATATGAAGATAAAAAACATCCTTTATATATCTCTGATGCTGGTATTTTTGGCCTCGTGCCGCGGTGCCAAGTTAAGTGTCGCAAATGAACAATTTGCCAGAGGAGAGTATTTCGATGCGGCGAATACTTATCGTAAAGTCTATAATAAGTTGCGTTCAAAAGAAAAACGAGCCTTGAGGGGCGAGGTAGCCTATCAGATAGGAACTTGTTACCGCCTCATCAATGTCGCTCCCCGGAGTTCGGCTGCTTATCGCAATGCTATCCGTTATAACTATCCCGACAGCATGGCTATATTTTATCTGGCGCGAGAACTTCAATATGAAGGGAAATATAAAGAAGCTGAAAAATATTACCGTATGTTTCTGGAGAAAGCTCCGGGTGATGTTTTGGCTGAGAATGGGTTAAAAGGTTGCCAGCTGGCTCAGGAATGGAAAAATAATCCTACCCGATATATTGTAAAAAGAGATAAACTGTTCAATTCGAGACGGAGCGATTGCGCTCCGATGTATCTGGGAAAAGAGTTCGATCAGATTTATTTTACCTCGTCTACCGAAAAATCTCTGGGAAAAGATAAAAGTAGTATTACCGGTACGAAGAATAATGATATCTATTTTTCTAAAAAGAACGAAAAAGGAGCTTGGCAAAGGCCCGAACCTATCGAAGGAGATGTTAATACTGAATTGGACGAAGGTATCGTGAGTTTTAGTCCGGACGGAAATACCATGTATCTGACGAAAGCCCGGAGGGAACCGAACGCCGATACATCGGTAGAGATATTTACCTCGTCTCGTTCAGGTGCTAAGTGGAGTACGCCGGTAAAATATGAAATTACAGCCGATACACTTTCGGCATACGGACATCCTGCCGTTTCACCCGACGGGGAATATCTCTATTTTTCTTCCGATATGCCGGGTGGTTACGGAGGAAAGGATATCTGGCGTATTTCTTTGACCGACAAGGGCGGGTCGTTGGAAAATATGGGCGTACAGATAAATACGCCGGGGAATGAGATGTTTCCTTACGTACGTTCCGACGGTGATTTATATTTTTCATCGGACGGTCATCCCGGGATGGGGGGACTGGATATTTTTAAAGCCAGGTTGAATGAATATGGTGTATGGAAAATAGAGAATATGCAATATCCTGTTAATTCTCAAGGGGACGATTTCGGGATTACTTTCGGTCCGGAGGAAACCGGTTTTTTCAGTTCCAACAGGAATGATGCACGAGGATATGACCACATATATAGTTTCGAACTACCTTCTATCAAGGTATGGATAAGCGGTATGGTTATTGATAAAGACGAGGAGCCGGTACCGGATGCCGTTATACGTATAGTGGGAGAGGACGGCTCCAACCAGAAAGAGATGGGACGAAAAGACGGTTCTTTCCGTTTTAAACTGGACAGGGGAGTGCGTTATGTGATGATGGCCGGATGCAGGGGATATTTGAATCAAAAGCAGGAATTTACCTCAGGATCCGAAGAAGAAGATGCGGAATACGAAGTAAACTTTATACTTTCTTCTATTACCAAGCCGGTCTTAATAGAGAATATTTTTTATGATTTCGATAAAGCAACTTTACGGCCCGAATCGAAAGAAGCGCTGGATAATCTGGTAAAATTATTAGAGGATAATCCTAATGTTTCTATCGAGCTGGCTTCTCATACCGATATGAAGGGTTCCGATGAATATAATATGAAACTTTCGGACCGCAGGGCAAAATCTGTTGTCGATTATCTTATTGCCGCGGGCATAGAGACGGGCCGTATTTCTCCTAAAGGATATGGAGAAAGTGTTCCTAAGGTCATAAATAAAAAGATGGCAGAGAAATATCCGCAGTTTAAAGAAGGAGACATTCTTACGGAGGAATATATCCTTCAGCTTTCTCCCGAAGACCAAGAAGTTGCCAACCAGATAAACCGGCGTACGGAATTCCAGGTTCTTTCTATTACCTACAATTTGTATTAGAAGCCGTAATAAATGCTGTCAGTTTGTTTGTGATATTACTGGTTTTACCATAATTTTGTTTATCTTTGTGGTCGAAATTCTTTAATCCAACTAATAATACACATAATCTTATGAACCAGGTTTCGGATCGTTTGGCTGCACTTGCTCCTTCGCAAACGTTGGCCATGTCGCAAAAAAGCAACGAGCTAAAAGCTCAGGGTGTAGACGTTATCAATCTTAGTGTAGGTGAACCCGATTTCAATACTCCCGGCCATATAAAAGAAGCTGCAAAGAAGGCGATAGACGATAATTTCTCCTTTTATTCTCCCGTTCCGGGATATATGGACCTGAGAAAAGCTATTTGTGCCAAATTGAAAAAGGAAAACGATCTCGATTTTACTCCTGAACAGATCGTCGTATCGGGAGGAGCTAAACAGTCTATATGTAATGCGGTGCTTTGTCTGGTGAATGCCGGAGATGAAGTGATAATCCCGGCTCCGGCGTGGGTAAGTTATGTAGAGATGGTAAAACTGGCCGAAGGAAAGAATGTGATTGTTTCTGCCGGTATAGAACAAGACTTTAAAATGACCCCCGGCCAGCTTGAGGCGGCCATTACGCCAAAGACTAAGTTACTGATACTTTGTTCTCCTTCCAATCCTACAGGCAGCGTATATTCCCGTGAAGAATTGAAGGGCCTGGCCGATGTGCTGGCAAAACATCCTCAAGTATTGGTGATATCGGATGAAATATATGAGCATATCAATTATATAGGAAAACATGAAAGTATAGCACAGTTCGAAACCGTGCGCGACCGCGTCATTATTGTGAACGGCGTTTCCAAAGCGTATGCGATGACCGGATGGCGGATAGGTTTTATTGCGGCTCCTTTATGGGTGGCGAAAGCATGTAACAAGTTGCAGGGACAATATACGTCGGGGCCTTCATCGATTGCTCAGAAAGCATCGGTTGCCGCTTTTGCCGGAGATCAGACTTGTGTCGAAGATATGCGTAAAGCGTTTGAACGCCGTCGTGACTTGGTGGAAAAGTTATCGCAGGATGTTCCGGGTTTCCGTATCAATCACCCTCAAGGAGCTTTTTATCTGTTTCCTGAAGTAAGTTATTATTTCGGTAAGAGCGATGGGGAACGAACGATCGCCAATGATTCCGATCTGGCTATGTATTTGTTGGAGAAAGGACATGTGGCTACGGTTTCGGGCGACGCTTTCTGTGCTCCCGGTTACCTTCGTTTGTCCTATGCTACTTCGGATGAAAATTTGGTAGAAGCTTTTCGCCGGATCAAAGAAGCTTTGGCTAAATTGAAATAAGGTCGATTTATATATGAAAAAGGGATGGCTTGCATAAGTTATCCCTTTTTTTATTTAATTTAAAGGAGAGTTTATTCATTTTCCGAAACCGGGATGCAGATAACGTCCCTTATGTTGTGTCTGCTTACCGTATTGAATAGTCTTGACGGGACAAACGTGTATGCAGGCCAGGCAAGAAGTGCATTTCTTCCCCCAGACCGGTTTGTCGGTGACGGTAATATTGTGTACCGGACATGTATGTTCGCACCGTTTGCAGGCGATGCAACGACCGTCGGTATGGAATGGCTTGGCTGTGATTCCTCGGTTAAAAACAGGACTGATCAGGTAAGTTTTGATAAAAGGAAAAGAGCCTTTTTTACAACGGAATACATGTTCTTTTTCCCGGACAGCCCGGTTTATCTCCTGCAGATATGGAACCGATTCGGATAACTTTTGTTTTTCTATTCGTGGGCTATCTGTATCAAAACCTTTCATGAGAATATAATTATTCGGCATGGTAAGTGAAAATCCGGCTTGGCATTTCCAGTTTTTTCTGCGTATATGCTTACAAAAAATATTACGGGTGAGACCTGTATCGTCTCCGCATACGCTGATAAAAAAGAGATATTGTCTGGTGTAGCCGTTCAGTTCCAGTTTTTCTATGAATTCCCGTACGATGCCAGGAGGAGCCCAGGAATAAACCGGAAAAACGAATCCTATCTTTTCCTCTTCCCCGAGAGTATAAGTATATTGTTCTTTATCGATGGCATCGGGTATGAAGATAAGTTTTTCATTTTGTAATCTGGCGGTTTCCGTTGCCGCCCATCGGGAGTTTCCGGTACCAGTGAAATAAAATATCATATTCTTTCGATTTATAACAAAGTTAAGAAATAATGTTGGAAAATAAAAATAAGGAATAATGAAACAGGAATGTTCGAATATTGTTGAAAGACCAACATCGGTTGTTCTGTAAAAATGTGGCGGGAGGAAGGCTGTTTTATGGTAAGATATACTAACTTTGCCGACCGAAAAATAAAAAGTTATATGAAAAAGAGTCTTATAGCGTTGGCATTCGGTACCTTGGGACTGGGTATTGCCGAGTTTGTGATGATGGGTATTCTACCCGACGTAGCAAAGGCTTTACATGTCAGCGTACCTAAAGCCGGAAATTTTATTTCGGCTTATGCATTGGGTGTCTGCGTAGGAGCCCCGGCTCTTATTCTGGCTCGCAGGTATTCTCTGAAAAAGATATTGCTCGTGCTCATTGCTATTGTGATGGCCGGGAATTTATGTGCAGCCCTGTCTCCTAATTACGGAATGATGTTGTTTGCCCGTTTTATTTCGGGATTGCCTCATGGAGCATATTTTGGAGTGGGTTCCATTGTTGCAGAAAAGTTGGCCGATAATGGTAAAGGTTCGGAAGCTGTTTCCATTATGGTGGCGGGAATGACTATAGCTAATTTGTTCGGGGTTCCTCTGGGAACTTCTTTAAGTGCGGCTATTTCCTGGCGTGTTACGTTCCTACTGGTCGGATGTTGGGGGATAGTGATTCTGTATTATATCTGGCGCTGGGTTCCTCAGGTCGAGAATCTGCCCGATACGGGATTTAAGGGTCAGTTTCGTTTTTTAAAATCCCCGGCTCCCTGGCTGCTGATCGTTGCCACTATGTTGGGGAACGGAGGTGTATTTTGCTGGTACAGTTATATAAATCCTTTGTTAACACATGTTTCTGGTTTTCCTTCTCATAGTATTACTCTACTGATGGTTCTGGCAGGTTTTGGTATGGTCGTAGGTAATTTGGTAAGCGGACGGCTTTCCGACCGTTATGCGCCGGGACGTGTGGCCGCGTATGTACAGGGATGTATTTGTGTGATTTTGCTCCTTATTTTCCTCTTTGCATCGATATCATGGCTGTCTGTTTTGCTTATGTGCCTCTGTACGGCTTGCCTGTTCGCTTTATCGAGTCCCCAGCAGGTTTTGCTCATACGTTATTCCAAAGGAGGAGAAATGCTGGGGGCGGCCAGTGTACAGGTCGGATTCAATTTAGGTAATGCTATAGGAGCTTTTTCCGGCGGTTTGGCTTTACAGGCAGGTCTGGGATATCAGTATCCGGCATTAATAGGAGTTCCTTTCGCCTTTACCGGATTTGTTTTGCTTATGATATTCCATCGCAAGTATGAGAGGCATTCGGTCACGTAAGCTTGAAGCGGAAAGTAAGGGATGTATAAAAAACGGGAATTTATAATTCCCGTTTTTTATAGATTATATTATTATCCCCATAGAATGAAAGCCAGCGGTATGAAAATGCCTAACAGCAATTCGATACCACCTCGGCCCCGTAATCCTTTTTTCCCTTTTACCATAAAGATACCTGTAAGAGTAATAATGATAAGGGAGAATGCGAATATGTCGGAAAAAATAGTCCAGTTACGGTTGGGATTGTAATGAAGCCGGTTAAGGCTGCTCAATACGG
This region of Barnesiella propionica genomic DNA includes:
- the porE gene encoding PorE family type IX secretion system protein, whose amino-acid sequence is MKIKNILYISLMLVFLASCRGAKLSVANEQFARGEYFDAANTYRKVYNKLRSKEKRALRGEVAYQIGTCYRLINVAPRSSAAYRNAIRYNYPDSMAIFYLARELQYEGKYKEAEKYYRMFLEKAPGDVLAENGLKGCQLAQEWKNNPTRYIVKRDKLFNSRRSDCAPMYLGKEFDQIYFTSSTEKSLGKDKSSITGTKNNDIYFSKKNEKGAWQRPEPIEGDVNTELDEGIVSFSPDGNTMYLTKARREPNADTSVEIFTSSRSGAKWSTPVKYEITADTLSAYGHPAVSPDGEYLYFSSDMPGGYGGKDIWRISLTDKGGSLENMGVQINTPGNEMFPYVRSDGDLYFSSDGHPGMGGLDIFKARLNEYGVWKIENMQYPVNSQGDDFGITFGPEETGFFSSNRNDARGYDHIYSFELPSIKVWISGMVIDKDEEPVPDAVIRIVGEDGSNQKEMGRKDGSFRFKLDRGVRYVMMAGCRGYLNQKQEFTSGSEEEDAEYEVNFILSSITKPVLIENIFYDFDKATLRPESKEALDNLVKLLEDNPNVSIELASHTDMKGSDEYNMKLSDRRAKSVVDYLIAAGIETGRISPKGYGESVPKVINKKMAEKYPQFKEGDILTEEYILQLSPEDQEVANQINRRTEFQVLSITYNLY
- a CDS encoding pyridoxal phosphate-dependent aminotransferase; translated protein: MNQVSDRLAALAPSQTLAMSQKSNELKAQGVDVINLSVGEPDFNTPGHIKEAAKKAIDDNFSFYSPVPGYMDLRKAICAKLKKENDLDFTPEQIVVSGGAKQSICNAVLCLVNAGDEVIIPAPAWVSYVEMVKLAEGKNVIVSAGIEQDFKMTPGQLEAAITPKTKLLILCSPSNPTGSVYSREELKGLADVLAKHPQVLVISDEIYEHINYIGKHESIAQFETVRDRVIIVNGVSKAYAMTGWRIGFIAAPLWVAKACNKLQGQYTSGPSSIAQKASVAAFAGDQTCVEDMRKAFERRRDLVEKLSQDVPGFRINHPQGAFYLFPEVSYYFGKSDGERTIANDSDLAMYLLEKGHVATVSGDAFCAPGYLRLSYATSDENLVEAFRRIKEALAKLK
- a CDS encoding DUF2027 domain-containing protein — its product is MVQTGDKVRFLNAVGGGKVIKVVKDIAYIEDEDGFEIPVLVKECVIVESHSALKSDVPKTVVSGPSILPTDEVEKDSPANTKEDDIRIIETQEGDILNIVLGFVPEEYKHLNTTRFDSYLVNDSNYYIYFTYLCREEQGWRTRYAGMVEPNIKLHLEEFGQENLNELERICIQYVAFKKDKHFTLKSPVTVEHRLDTVKFYKLHTFRENVYFDEPALVLDIVKNDTPVRPVVINAEDLERAMKAKKAVDKPLRQEIVKKTVNNGIIEVDLHINELLDNTAGLSHTDMLNLQLQKFREVMDKNKNTKGQKIVFIHGKGEGVLRNAIINEIKSKYKNCSYQDASFREYGFGATLVTIR
- a CDS encoding EFR1 family ferrodoxin (N-terminal region resembles flavodoxins. C-terminal ferrodoxin region binds two 4Fe-4S clusters.), whose product is MIFYFTGTGNSRWAATETARLQNEKLIFIPDAIDKEQYTYTLGEEEKIGFVFPVYSWAPPGIVREFIEKLELNGYTRQYLFFISVCGDDTGLTRNIFCKHIRRKNWKCQAGFSLTMPNNYILMKGFDTDSPRIEKQKLSESVPYLQEINRAVREKEHVFRCKKGSFPFIKTYLISPVFNRGITAKPFHTDGRCIACKRCEHTCPVHNITVTDKPVWGKKCTSCLACIHVCPVKTIQYGKQTQHKGRYLHPGFGK
- the araJ gene encoding MFS transporter AraJ, which translates into the protein MKKSLIALAFGTLGLGIAEFVMMGILPDVAKALHVSVPKAGNFISAYALGVCVGAPALILARRYSLKKILLVLIAIVMAGNLCAALSPNYGMMLFARFISGLPHGAYFGVGSIVAEKLADNGKGSEAVSIMVAGMTIANLFGVPLGTSLSAAISWRVTFLLVGCWGIVILYYIWRWVPQVENLPDTGFKGQFRFLKSPAPWLLIVATMLGNGGVFCWYSYINPLLTHVSGFPSHSITLLMVLAGFGMVVGNLVSGRLSDRYAPGRVAAYVQGCICVILLLIFLFASISWLSVLLMCLCTACLFALSSPQQVLLIRYSKGGEMLGAASVQVGFNLGNAIGAFSGGLALQAGLGYQYPALIGVPFAFTGFVLLMIFHRKYERHSVT
- a CDS encoding S-adenosylmethionine:tRNA ribosyltransferase-isomerase gives rise to the protein MMQKTQDIRMDAYNYPLPDERIAKFPLPKRDMSKLLFYNGGTITERNFNELPDLLPDDALLVFNNTRVIQARLHFRKETGALIEVFCLEPFFPHDYLLSFQTTGECRWLCLVGNLKKWKEGALSRTLEIDGVPVTLNAVRGAAHGNSHEIIFTWDNPRITFAALLDAIGELPIPPYLNRKTEESDKETYQTVYSKIEGSVAAPTAGLHFTPEVFNALKSNGVPCLELTLHVGAGTFKPVKSETIEGHEMHTEFISVERSLIERLARTEKRVIAVGTTSVRTLESLYYIGLTLEHRPDALPEELPVEQWQPYLQVASVSTSKALENILRWLDKRGSERLVTATRIIIAPGYEFHVVKGMVTNFHQPQSTLLLLVSAFVNGNWREIYDYALEHDFRFLSYGDSSLLLP